The region ACGGGAACAAGGTCCGGGTCTGGAAAATAGCGGTAGTCATGAGCTTCTTCCTTACCGCGCATAGAATGGGTGGTACCCTTATCCGCATCGTAAAGTCTGGTTTCCTGAATAATCTTTTCGCCGTCCTCGATGAGATCGATCTGGCGCGCAACCTCGTAACGAATCGCTTTGTGGATGTTACGGAAGGAGTTGATGTTCTTCAGCTCGGCGCGGGTACCGAATTCCTTCTGGCCTACGGGACGCACGGAAATATTTGCATCACAACGGAAAGAGCCTTCTTCAAGGTTTCCGTCACAGATTCCGAGGTAGAGCAGAATAGAACGCAGGGCTTTAAGATACGCAACAGCCTGATCGGCACTGCGCATATCAGGTTCACTGACTATCTCAATCAGCGGCACTCCGGTACGGTTCAAATCTACAAAACTTGCGTTTTCCGCTACGGAGTGAATATTTTTACCGGCGTCTTCTTCCATATGGATACGGGTGATGCCGATGCGCTTATTCTGTTTTTCTCCATCCGCATCTTCCCATGAAATATCAAGATGACCGTGCTCGCAGATAGGCAGGTCGAACTGTGAAATCTGGTAGCCCTTGGGCAGGTCGGGATAAAAATAGTTTTTACGGGCGAAAATGGATTTCTGGTTCACGGTACAATTGGTGGCGAGTCCCATCTTGGCAGCGTATTCCATGACCTTTTCATTAAGAACAGGAAGTACTCCGGGCATACCGGAACAGACTT is a window of Maridesulfovibrio sp. DNA encoding:
- the gatB gene encoding Asp-tRNA(Asn)/Glu-tRNA(Gln) amidotransferase subunit GatB — encoded protein: MTQFETVIGLEVHAQLKTKTKIFCGCSTEFGKDPNDNVCEVCSGMPGVLPVLNEKVMEYAAKMGLATNCTVNQKSIFARKNYFYPDLPKGYQISQFDLPICEHGHLDISWEDADGEKQNKRIGITRIHMEEDAGKNIHSVAENASFVDLNRTGVPLIEIVSEPDMRSADQAVAYLKALRSILLYLGICDGNLEEGSFRCDANISVRPVGQKEFGTRAELKNINSFRNIHKAIRYEVARQIDLIEDGEKIIQETRLYDADKGTTHSMRGKEEAHDYRYFPDPDLVPVVIEDEWLGEWQASLPELPAERKARFIDEMELSEDDAELISSEKDIADYFESVLDAYDKPQKVVNWIKGDFLRELHQSELTVEECKFKPEMMAKLIQLVDKDVISIKIGKDIFSDVFAEGLDPEKYVKDKGLVQISDSSSLEAVVDKVLADNPDEVEAFKGGKKKLMSFFMGQIMRETKGKANPGMVSKMISEKLS